One segment of Fibrobacter sp. UWR3 DNA contains the following:
- a CDS encoding prepilin-type N-terminal cleavage/methylation domain-containing protein translates to MVNCSRKLGFTLVEVLVVVAIMGILSGIGVASLRSAVANSRIKDAGINVTAFMQRAANEATRLNEKLAVNVESGNKTLRLYKCNAVDGNGICTNFGDTVDEMTLESSNAFVTDKNCPDLTGAKTTPATVVTLVPKIGVSPIPTSCLMVRYGGTDRYAVSIKSPTKFSMYYELSYDSGASWFEP, encoded by the coding sequence ATGGTCAACTGTTCTAGAAAGCTCGGTTTTACCCTGGTTGAGGTCCTCGTGGTGGTCGCCATCATGGGCATTCTTTCCGGTATCGGGGTGGCTAGCCTGCGCAGTGCGGTTGCGAACAGCCGAATCAAGGACGCCGGTATCAACGTGACCGCTTTCATGCAGCGGGCGGCGAACGAGGCTACGCGGTTGAACGAGAAACTGGCAGTCAATGTTGAAAGCGGCAATAAGACGTTGAGGCTCTACAAGTGCAATGCTGTTGATGGTAACGGAATTTGTACCAATTTTGGTGATACGGTTGACGAGATGACTCTTGAATCGTCGAACGCTTTTGTTACGGATAAAAATTGTCCGGACTTGACTGGTGCCAAGACGACACCGGCGACCGTCGTGACTCTCGTTCCGAAAATAGGGGTATCCCCGATTCCAACGTCGTGTCTCATGGTGCGTTATGGTGGTACCGACCGTTATGCGGTTTCAATCAAGTCCCCGACAAAGTTCTCTATGTATTATGAGTTGAGTTACGATTCTGGTGCGAGCTGGTTTGAACCGTAG
- a CDS encoding acyltransferase, translated as MAENSLNTGAKKPDYFPAIDGLRLLASINIVMLHLGSSNALAYMANNTWLMPVFTAPAFAAGIFYVFAGFLFASKFSDPERRIPVIPFMFARIAKLYRLHFFMTLLMFVVLVFKFSGYTHLPGPGEIVDCASAGLAKMFHPWRSLLLHLSLTWSIVPDLGMKLNEPSWSLTSFFMCYAITPWFSRWLFRQNRRTLWILFFAVFVPGIAWAVTFGLSGNLWFDSYDEKYRFFHMFAPVRVFEYIFGMVIFRLYKEGFFEFLKKDYVSGIVQALLLAALYGSLFLMSPSFNPGVNYFIHHSVAVFIYGLFVLSLLSSKGFMARFFCIGIVRKVGRASFYPYLIHLPLITIAWGICNLNTPKNTLLFMLFVYTVSTLYMEFKVWNKKRKKRLEQAK; from the coding sequence ATGGCAGAGAATTCCCTGAACACAGGTGCGAAAAAGCCGGATTACTTTCCGGCGATTGATGGCCTGCGCCTTCTCGCGAGCATAAACATCGTGATGCTCCATCTGGGGAGCTCGAATGCGCTCGCCTACATGGCAAACAACACCTGGCTCATGCCCGTCTTTACCGCCCCGGCATTTGCGGCAGGCATATTCTACGTGTTCGCGGGGTTCCTCTTTGCAAGCAAGTTCAGCGACCCGGAACGCCGCATACCGGTAATCCCGTTCATGTTCGCCCGTATAGCGAAGCTATACCGGCTCCACTTCTTCATGACCCTCCTCATGTTCGTGGTGCTCGTGTTCAAGTTCAGCGGCTACACGCACTTGCCCGGCCCAGGCGAAATCGTCGATTGCGCCTCGGCGGGGCTCGCGAAGATGTTCCACCCCTGGCGTAGCCTGCTCCTGCATCTTTCGCTCACGTGGTCCATCGTTCCCGACCTAGGTATGAAACTCAACGAACCCAGCTGGTCGCTCACGAGTTTCTTCATGTGCTATGCCATCACGCCGTGGTTCAGCCGCTGGCTCTTTAGGCAGAATCGCCGCACCCTCTGGATTCTCTTCTTCGCGGTGTTCGTCCCGGGCATCGCGTGGGCGGTGACTTTCGGGCTTTCGGGCAACCTCTGGTTCGACAGTTACGATGAAAAGTACAGGTTCTTCCACATGTTCGCGCCCGTGCGCGTGTTCGAGTACATCTTCGGCATGGTCATCTTCCGCCTGTACAAGGAAGGCTTCTTCGAGTTCCTCAAGAAGGACTACGTGAGCGGAATCGTTCAGGCGTTGCTCCTTGCCGCCCTCTACGGGAGCCTGTTCCTCATGTCGCCCTCGTTCAATCCCGGCGTGAACTACTTTATCCACCATAGCGTCGCCGTGTTCATCTACGGGCTGTTCGTGCTCTCGCTCCTTTCTAGCAAGGGATTCATGGCGCGGTTCTTCTGCATCGGCATCGTGCGCAAGGTGGGCCGCGCGAGTTTCTACCCTTACCTAATCCACCTGCCGCTCATCACGATTGCTTGGGGTATATGCAACCTGAACACTCCCAAGAACACGCTCCTCTTTATGCTGTTCGTCTACACGGTGAGCACGCTCTACATGGAGTTCAAGGTCTGGAACAAGAAGCGCAAGAAGCGCCTTGAGCAGGCAAAATAG